A region of the Mus caroli chromosome 7, CAROLI_EIJ_v1.1, whole genome shotgun sequence genome:
ATGCGCCACAGATAATCTGTTAAAAGAAATTTAGatggtcaggcagtggtggggcatgcctttaatcccagcacttggctagcagagacaggaggcaggttggtgagtttgaggccagcccggtctacagagatAATTTTAGGATAGccaagactgcacagagaaactgggggaaaaaaaaaaaaaaaccaaacaaacaaaacaaaacaaaattacgcCCCTTTTATGTGCCTTCATTGCTTATCCTTCTCTCCCTGCAGAGATGCTAGGGCTCGATTCCTGTACTGTGTGCTAATTTGGGGATGGATTCTCTTTTCTTGTTAATTCCTAGGAATTATCTTTTCTATCCTGGTACAGAGTTGTCTGCAAACCCATGTCATTTCCAGTGAACTCCAGTCTGGTCTGTCATTTATGAGGATCATGTGCAAAGAACCCTGGATCATTACCTGGTCCCCTCTTACCTCTGTACTGGGTTATCTATGTACTACAGTCTTCAGTGTACAGTCTGCACTACACTCTCCTCTGCTATCCTTACTCCAGACTGATCTTGACAGTGTagtcacacacattaaataaataaataaataaataaataaataagaaaaaaatatatatttgttttatgtatgtgaatacactgttgctctcttcagacacgccagaagagagcatccgatcccattacagatggttgtgagccaccatgtggttgctaggaattgaaatcaggacctctggaagagtagtcagtgctcttaactgctgagccatctctccagccccagctcaccCTTTTCTTGACCTCATCCTTCCCTCTTGGCTTTGTTATTGTCTCTTCTTCTTGAGCTGCGGGCTTTGCCTCACTTCTAATCCtctaacttttttcctttttcaaacaGTCTcaagtaacccaggctgacctcaaacttgctatatagccaaggctgacctcaaagtctttttttatacttttatttatagttatttatttatggctatggttattttgcctgcatgtatgtcagtgcaccatatgcatgcctgatgctctcagaggccagaagagggtagcGGGTCCCCTAGAACCGGAGCTTTAGAGTCATGAGCTGCCATATTgacgctgggaattgaactctggtccacTAGAGGAACAACCAGCGCTCTTCagcagctggccttgaattcttcatcttcctgtctctgcttctacaTCTTAAGTGCTGAGAACACAGGCGTGGCCCAAGGTGCCtggcttggttggttggtttgtatgttttggctttttgagacagggtttctctgagtatcCTGACTGTCCTGTAATTATTCTCTCTGTTAGATCAAATGTCCTTGAGAGACCCACCTatgtctgcctccagagtgctgggattaaaggcatgaggcACCACACCCTGCttgttttatttacaaataagGGTGCAGGGGTGTCTCACTAGGTtgttcaggctagccttgaactgagGTCGTGATGTTAtctccctcagcttcctgcaCTGCATGCAAGACAGGTATACACCATACCAGGTATGCAGGTATACACCATATCTGGCTAGTTTAACTTTTCAAAATCTAGacttttctttgtgtctgttaCAAGACTCTGCAAATGgtatatgctttatttttttgcCATCAACTCTTAAGAATTTTACAGTTTTCCTATTATTACAAGGTATAGCAAAATCTAATTATTGCCTAATACTTACTCCTCTACAACAACAAGAATTCATCTTTAGCTGGATATGTGGCCCACCAAAAGCAATGGAAGCTGCCTGACTCCTGGAAGCTCAGCCCAGTCATGGAACTCTTTTTCTGAGCTTCAGGTTGCAGGAAGAAATGGGCAAGCTTTGAAAAGGAATGTAGGAAAACAACTAAACTGCCTCAGCTCCAAGCAAACTGAAGGCGCCTCTCAGACGCCGATGTGAGCTACAGACCACAGACCAGCGTGACAAACTAAAACTCTGTCTGTGACAGAGCTGAAAAGCTAGACAGTGCGGCACTCAGGAGCCcttgctgctttcccagagggcCTGAATTCGGTTCCCAACAGTCATGTCaggtagctaacaaccatctttaactccagctccaggtagAGGTCTAACATTCTTCTGGTCTGCCAGGGCATCTTCACACACAAGGCATACActcagagacacatacacataagaaaaacAGATCTTGTTTAAAGATCTTCCCCAAAGGAAGGACAGGACCAGTTCTAACAAGTTGTCTTCtaatctccacatggatgccatGGTGTCATATAtacgagtacacacacacacacacacacacacacacacacagagacagagacagagagacagagacagagagacagagagacagacagaaagagagattgTTTTAAGGCAACTGACTTTGAAGgacaaaaactaaaagtaaatgtACAGAAAACAAGCCCCAGATGGGCTGCATGGAGGATGAGTCCTTACTGAAAGGACTTAGGGCCATGAGACACAGAGGTAGTTCATGAAGCCTGAGGTCAGGGGGCAATTGTACTACCAGGCAAAGAGCAGTTCAGTGCTACAGGAAGAGCATTACagcaagagagagcaagcatGGATCCTTAGACATAGAAGCTGTGTGCATTCCGGGAAGAGGCCTCATGGGTATAGTAGACCAGTGTGGGAGGGAAAGGCACAGGTAACAGGAAGAGCTGGGCCAAGGCAGCAGCCTGGAGGCAGTTCCTCAGGGTCGATCTGGTAtgtctcaggctggccctgacctTTCTAACAAGCTGTGGATGCCAAGCACCCAGCATGCTTGGGAAGGGGTCCCAATACTCAGGGACCTCTGCCTACAGACATAAGCTCTTCCAGGAACATATTTGAACTATACCCATGATGGGGTAAGGGGAAAGATGGGGAGTAGAGATCTCTGGAGCCCATCAGCTGGAAGCTAACATAAGCAATCAAAACTATCCCTGCTCCCAAGGGCAGCAAGAGAGGGTAGTAGCATGGCATAGGCTTCTGTTGGCTAAAGAAAACCCCATGACAGCACTGGATCACTTACAGtagttagtttttattgtcaCTGCTGTGGCTTAATACCtggcaagaagcaacttaaaggaagagAGGTTTATTTGGTTCATGATTTAGGGAATACACCATCAAGGCAGGGAAGGCACGGTGGCATGAGCAGCTCATATCAGTGGAAGTGGAAGTTTGCTCACATCTAAGCAGATTACAAAGCAGAAAATGGAGCGCCAGCAATCAGCtggctttctcccttccctcatcTTATTTTCTTCAGTATCCCTGCCCATGAGGAGATGCCCCCCCACCTTCAGGGTggctcttccctcctcagttaaatcTTTCTGGAAATGCCTTCACAGACACATGCTCCCAGtgtgtctcctaagtgattctaaCTCCAGTCAAGGTGACATTGAAGTTAACCATCCCAccactctgcctgccttctgcagAGACCTGGGCACTTCTCTGGGCCACCTGCAGGTGCTGTGGCTGGCTCGCTGTGGCCTGACTGACTTGGATGGCATTGGCTCCTTCTTGGAACTGAAGGTGAGTCTGTAGCACTTGGGGTCAAGGCATGGAGATGAGGACAGACCCCAGCTGAGGTCCCCCGTGTGGCCCTCAGGAACTTTATGTCTCCTACAACAACATCTCGGACCTGAGCCCACTGTGCCTGCTCGAGCAGCTGGAGGTGCTGGACCTGGAGGGCAACAATGTGGAGGACCTGGGGCAGATGCGGTACCTGCAGCTGTGCCCACGCTTGGCCACGCTCACACTGGAGGGGAATCTGGTGTGCCTGAAGCCAGATCCTGGCCCTTCCAACAAGGTGTGTGTGCTGAACACCCAGTCAACATATATTTGGGAGGGGGCCACACAGAATGGGGACCTCTAGGCCCACATGTACCTTCTGGCTTGTTCTCTGTGAGCTCTATCACTTCTGTTGCTGGAGGCCTACACAGCCGAAGTCTGTTTTGAACTATCAGGTATGTGCAAGCTCCTTTATAGCAGGTGACTccacatgcatcccacacaggccACACATGCTCCAAGCTTACCATCTACCTCAATGGCTGCTGCTTGGTGTTGACCCATGATCAGCTCCACGTGCTGGAGGGCTTCTAGAACCTTGGCTACGGGCTTCAGGGATGAGGGGACACATTCTGAGAGGATGAAATTCCAGCCCCTGCAGGCCTTAGGCTGTAGTAGGATGAGGCAGTATCACCTTTGTCCTGTACCACCTTCTGGTCTGGAAGAGGGAGTCCCAGAAACAGTTGACCTATGGGGTCCGCGAGACTTCCGGCCTACcgacccctctctccctccaggcGCCCCAGGGCTACAACTACAGAGCAGAGGTAAAGAAGCTCATCCCCCAGCTGCACGTCCTCGACGAGGTGCCCACCACATGCACCAGTGCGCCTGTGCCCCAGACGCTGAGCCAGGACTGGCTGATGGTGAAGGAAGCCATCAAGGAAGGCAGCGTGCTTGACATTCTCCTCCCTCGGCTGGGTAGGCCAGACACTAACTGCAGATGTCGGTACTAGCCTCAACCCCTGACTCCTCCAGGAAGTCAGGCCTCCACCAGTACCCCAAGAGGACAGGCTTCCTTGAACCCCAGGAAAAAAGAGACCTCCGTTAGTTCCCTAGGCCTTTCAGAGACGGGGGACTGCACTTTATTCTCTTTCCCCACCTTTCTCCCATGCACACTGGCCCCAGGTCAAGATATTCCCATGAGCAGCGACAGTTGGCCTCCCCTGTCCTATGCTGAGGGAGAGGAGGGTCTGAGGCTGTGGATCTTTCTGGAAGGGAAAGGAACTATTACAGGACAGCCCTGGGTCACACAGCTCCTTGAATGACAGGGTTGTGCTCTGTGGTCTGAATTTGAAGCATGCTGGCTAGCATGAGCCCAGTCACCTCTGGTTTTAACCCTGGACAGATGATCCCCATGGAGCTACCATTCGGAAATTTGACCCAACCTTACCTGTGCCTGAGACCCAGCCATGGGCCTTGTCCCTGCTGGTTCCTGGGGGCCCCTTGCCTGAAGGTCTGCTTTCTGAGAACCCAGCCACAGATGACCATGCCAGCAACCTCACCCATGGTAACTGAACCTATATGTCCCAGAGCTGACCCTACAGTACCTTGACCCCAAACCATAGCCAGACTCTCTTCTTCAGGTCCTGGTCAAGTTCTCTGTGGGAACCCCACCAAAGGCCTTCGGGAACGTAGAAGCCAGTACCAGGTATGCCCTTTCCACGCTCCAAGTAGATGAGGATGGTAGCCCTTCTTCCCACAGTAGACTATCACCCTTTGCCCTCAGCCCACACTATACCATCATCTGAAATCCTTCTCCTGAATTCGACCACCACCCATAGCTTCCCCCACCATATATCAGTGTCCAGGACTCCTGGCATGCCCATGCTCTGGCCCTCCCATTCCAGGGTCAGGGTCCCCATACCATCCCTTTCCCTCCCTAGGAATGGGCACCCCTGGAACAGATGCCCCCACATAGGCCAGATCTGGCCATCAGACCTTCCACCCCAAGGCCTGACCCTGCAGAAAGCTGTGACCTGGCCATGACTGGGCTTCGGGCCTGGATGGAGCCTGGCCTGCGGTTGGTGCCCCTCTCCCTGCCAGCCAGCCCTACCACTTTTCATCCTGCCTGGTGTGGGGGGCATCTGGGATGGAAGCTTCCATGGCTGAGCAGCCACTGGTCCCCCAGGACAGCCACAGGAGCCACAGGCCAGTGATCCATCCCAGTGTGATGGTCATTTGGGTCTGGGTCTGAGACAGGCATAGTTGcagctctctcctttccccacctcAGTCCTCTTCTCCAAAGACAGCTGGAGTTCCAGCAGGAAAGACCTGCTCAGGTCCAAGCCCAGGACCCACAGAAGGATCCTGTAGAACAGGAAGACCAGACTGGACCCAAGACTTCCCTAACCCCGCCACGCCTGGTCTCAGGTACTCCCCGATGCCTAAGAGTAACCTGATCCCTCACCTGGGCATGGATATCCCCACCTCAGACTAGTCTAATACAGCTCAGACCCTTCCTTTGTGGGGGTTCTGGGGGGAGCTGCATGAGTCAATCCTCTTAGCAAAGTAGGGATGAGTGGGTTTCGAAACCTAGAGAGGGTTTCATCCAACTCCTCCACCACACCATGACACCTCAAGGGCACCTGGGCTaataaaggagagagggagacattCCACAAAGGAGGAGATGAGCAAGTCCAGAGGCAAGCATCTGTTGAGAGCCTCATGGTGGCCAAGGGCATCTAGAAACAGACAACAATTCTCAGGAGAAACTGGTAGGAATCAGGGGTAGGAAAGTGCCTAACAGAAAACCGAGAGACCAGGGCAGAGAGGGCTAGGAACAGCCAATGGCTTCAACCCGGTAGGACTGACCTGGGTTGGCATAGAGACACAGAATTAAGCCAGGCAGAACCCTTTCCAAGAGAACCAGAGTGACTGCAGATGAGGCGACCCCCTACCCAGCAAGCCTTAGGAAGGTACATTGTAGACATGGACaaacagagaaatacaaaggATGTCAATGACCATCTCTGAAGGACCAAACAACCACACTTTTGCCCCTCTGTGGACTACCTGGTGCTTGGGGCAGTGAGCAAGAAGAGGGCCTTGAGAGGATCAACATTTGGCCACCCAGTGGACAAGAACTGCACAGGTTCAATGACAGTAGGAAGGTGACCAGCAGAAGGGTTGATTGGAACAGTGCCTGGATCTCCTGCTACAGATGTTAGGCATAAAGGCACTGGGTGACCCTAGCCACCTACCTCACACTATCACAGAAGCTTAAGAACTAGGCCCTCAGGGATGAACATACACTCAGGGATGAAGTTCAGATGACCCTGAGCCAAAACACAGGCCTCATGGCACTTTGTTGGCCTTAGGACAGTGTTTTCctatcttcctaatgctgcaaaaTAGTTTCTCATGTTTGGTGACCAccaatcataacattattttcatgatAACTCCATAGCTGTAATtagctattgttatgaatcataatatatgataatacctgatatgcaggacattTGGTATACAACCCCTGTGGAGACAAAACCCATTGGTTAAGAATCACTGCCCTAGAACTAGCCTCAGGACTGAAGCCATGTTTTCTCTGGGAAGTAGATGAAGCAGGGCAAAGAGAGGTAGCCTAGTGGGAAAGGGATGCCGCCCACCTGTAGGTAACACAAAGGACTTTGGAATCCTCTCTACCTGTGGTTGCACTGCCCCTAGCCTGCCACCATCTCCAGGCTGCAAGGTTATGGATGGGCACCAACtaaccctcccccacctcatctGACAGGTCCCCTCTGACatgctgttttcttccttctttctagaactttccaggACATCAGGCTTTCACTTGATCCCTTCTCCCCCAAAGTACCCAATGCCACCTGAGTCAGGCATCAGCTCCTTGGGAAGATCTGCAGACCTGCCCTTCAGAGGACGTAGGCTTAGAGTCCTGGGCAGCTTGGGGCCTAGCCTGGGTGAGGGGTCTGTCCTGGGTGAGAGGTTGGCTGCAGTGACTGCCTTGAGAGCCCTGGAGGCGTCCTCAGGCCCCAGCCATCGAGCCCAGGGATGTCCAGACCCAAAGCCAGCACTAGGTCCAGCAGCTTGCCCTCCAGGGCTCCACTGCCTTCATCACCTGAACCCTATCCCTCCAGCCCATTCTCTCCCTTAGTGTAACCTTCCCTTGCTGATATGTCTTGGCCTAGGTGGGGCCACAGTGAAGTAGGTGGAGCTGGGGCTGGACCCTTTAGATATCCCAGGACTCTGGGTCATCTGTATGGCCCAAATTCTGAGCCTGCTTATCCTAGGGTTCAAAATTGCACAAGCATCCTGGGAAGATTTGCAGGTTTCCTTATGTGGGGCAGTTCCTTTCTGTTGGGACACCATATACCCTCTGTAAAAGCCAAGCGAATCATTTTCAACTCTCAGGTATGCAGAAATGTGCTTTACTTTGTAAGCAATGGTTGGTTCAATAAATTATGAAGCTGTCACTGCCTGCCTGGCCTGGCTGACCTACAACCGCCGACACAATTCCTCAGTGATGGGAGGGTAGCAGAGGAAGCGGAAGCCATATCTGCTCTCGGCTGTGTTCTGGACTGACAGGGCCACCATGGGGCAACTCAGGTCCACGCTTTTCCGGCATACCTGCAGAAAACACTGGGACCTAAGAGCCATGTGGACTAGCAGATCAAAGAGTCTCGGGCCACAGCATCACACTCACCTGGACCTTGtactcctgcctccccagtgagtCCTCACCAAGACACAGTCTGGAGGGACACTCTGGGATCACGGGCAGGAGCTCTGAGGTCTCCGCCTTCACACCTTCCTGCTGTGCAAGAACTTCCCCAGAGGGAGGGAGCTTTCGGGAGCTTAGGAGTGGCAAGATATCCCGGGTCTCTGTGGGGCGAAGAGTTCGTGAGGCCCTCAGTCCGCTAGTGCTGGAGTGCCTGTGCTGACGAACACCTGGCCTGGAGATATGGGAAAGACCTGAGGAGTATCCTAGTCAGTTCCAGCCAAAGCTGGGCATAATGCAAGATAGCATGAGCCAGGGTGGCAGTCCTGTCCAAGGCGACACCTAGGGAAGAAAGGGACAAGTGCTTTTGGAAAGCAGAATCAGAAGCTTGCGCCTACCCTGGCTTCTTGTGCCTGGCCCCAGCATCCTTTGCCCGCCGACCCTTCTGTGGTGATGAAGGTCGACACTGCTGTTCACCAGGGTGAACATTaggctcagactctgagagcgGGAAGCAGTCAATGGACCAGTCAGTGTTGTCGGTGAAGATCTTTGAGCCCAGAGTCACGCAGGGTGTGGCTTGATGCTCGCTGAGGACCTACAAGGCCATCAGGCCATGTCATTAACTCTAACCAGGTAAGGCCAACCGGCTCCTCAGCTCCTTGGCTGGGGTCAGCACTGACCTGACCCTGGGGGTTGACCAGCACTGTCACACAGCCTCGGCTAGATTGGAATTGGAAGGGGTCTTGGCCTGAGGCCACTGGCAGCTGCTTCTTGGTCCTGCTGGCTCCTTCGCCCCATACCTAGGGAAAGGCCAGGTACTAAGTGAGGAACAGACTGGGCTGGGACAGGCAAtgtgggcagcaggcagcagggctCACCGTGATGTGGTGCTGCGGGGCCAGCAGAGTACCCGGTGGGAAGCGATACATGCACACAGGGAAGTCCCTCACAAGCTGCTGCAGAACAAAGCCACCCAGGTCAATTGTCTCTGCCCGTGACTGGTTGATGACGCGGATGAACTTCTCTCGGTGGCTGACGGCAGCAATCTTCAAGCAGCAGCCGAATGGGCTGGAGCCAGAAAGGGATGCTGAGTAGGGAAGAGGGGGATCCATCCATCCAGTAAACCACCCCTCATATAGTCCTTCCCACATTTCCTGGTGTGTTCATGGCTGGGCAGCCCTCACTTCAACTGGGGTCTTGTGTATGGATGGTGAAGGTCTGTATAGGATTCCAAAACAGTCTTGCTACACAAGGGTGAGTGGCTCTTACAGAGATCTAGAAAAAGAAGTTCTTTATCAGCGGGGGGGAGAACATGAGAAAGGGTCCAGTGGGGTGTTCCCTGGGAGGCCAGACCAGGGGTCTATACAATAGGAAAACAGCCACTGGGTTCAGATCTTGGGAGGAAGCAGCTGGACCCTGGGGGTTAAAGGCATGACTAGGACTCTGGGCAGAGGTGAGAGGTTGCTGAAGAGTGACAGGGGGCTGCACCTAACCTTCCGTGTATCCATTGATGCTCCTAGTATATTCCTGCATCTGCTCAGAAGAAGCTAAACTTGTTCCCTGGGTTGGGTGGCCAGTCGTCTTCTTTGCTCCAGAATGCAGAGCCATCGGGCAGCTGCTGGTGTCAGACTGGGTTCTTTCTGAGCTACTGGTGTCTAACAAAGGCAAGGCGCTCCACTCCAGGATCTTGGTAGGCTTCTCTGTGTGCTTGGTGGTGCACTCCGAGTCCAAGGTATACATTTCGGAGGTCGGGGGCTGGGACTGCCTGGGACCATGATGTGTTCACTGGCTGCTTTGGCTCCTAGAACCAGGGCCCATGCCCCCATCCCCAGACAGCCTCCCCAAGGCAATGGGAACCCTGGTTTGTGTTCTAGAAACTCAGGAGTCAGACTCAGCAATGGTAAATTACTAAGGTTGATTATGACCTTGGAGGTCGTCCCCTTGCTCTGAACCCATTCTACATACTCCTCATCATAGCTGAGGCTTAGGAGATCTGTGACTTAGCTGGAGACACTTAAGGATACAGTGAGAACTGGTTCACATCCAAGTCAAGCCAAGCCCTCCCTTCCCCTGACCCCTGGGGACTCCCTGACCAATGCAGTTACTTTTGATCCGAATAGAAACTCAAGTTGGAGAAGAGGTTGGGATATCGCTGGGCAATGCTGTTCCAATCTACATCTTCCAACCGGAAACCCTGGCAGGAAATAAGAGGTTTATGTCTCTCCCACCTTGTAGGGCTCCAGAGGCTTTATCATACATACAAGTGGAATGCCTCCTGTGGCAAGCCTTGCTCACCTCCCCAGAAGTGGGAACCTCAGCAGACTCAGAAAAATCACTGGGGTCTCTTAGAACCTCTGCAGTGACCACCTGTAAGAAGGAACCACAGAGGAGCtgacagggagctggagagaggtcACCCTTCCCCCACGGGGCCTCTCACTTTTGACCCTAACAGCACTGTGTGTGTACTAAATGAGGATTGCTCCTTGTGGAGACATCTCAAGGGAGACACGTTTCTCAGGCAGGCAGGCCGGGAGACCCAACAAAGACACCCGCCTACGAAAGCGTGCTGACCGCTCAAGAAGTGTTGTGGGGGGGGCGGTGTGTGCCTGAGAGGTATTAGGTCAGGAGCACAAACTCACCTCCACGCTGCCAGTCTGAGACCTCAGCACGCGTCCCACCCAAGAGGAACGGGCGAGCTGCAGAAGGTATGATCTTTGAAAAGTCTGAAGCTCAGCCTCCAGCTGCTGCATTGCACAGAGGTTCTGTTGCAGTTTCTCCTCTAACTGCTGTTTCTCCTGATGAAGAATTTCTGCCAGTGAGAGAGGCCTCCAGTGGCCCCACCTTTCAGACCAACCCTAGGTGGGTAACTACAGCCTGTCAAGTCATCGCCCTGATCCCTGATCCCACCCCATCACCTGctgagcttgttccttctgtgcttTCAGCTCCAGGGTTAGCTTCTGGACCTGGTTCTGCAGGAATTTGTCTTGACTTTTGGAGTTCCTGGTAGGAGGGGCAATCATACCCCTTAGTCTGGGTCAAGCAAGCATTCCAAAGAGTGCGTAAAGGAGGCCCCACAGCCACCAAACCCTGGAGGCACATATTATAACAGGCCAGTGCAGAGTAAACCCTAACAGGTCTGGGCAGGGGTCTACATGCTAGGGGGTAGGATGACATTTCCAGCACACTAACTTATTCAAGGGTATGGCAGAGTGTCAAGTCATGCAAGGAGTAAAGTTAGAGGCAATCAGGTAGAggagggctcagtggttgaggTTGGGGTCAGACAGAAACTAGGAGCCACAGCAGGGTAGGACCTGGGTTGGGCTGAGGGTTTCACCACTGACCGCTCAGAGGGAACCCCTGCCACCTCGTGCAGGATGCTGGAGTATCGGGCATTGTGGCCATTCTGAACAGCCCACCGAAGTGCCTGGATCTCTAGTTCTCTCTGTTCCCATAAGAGCCTCAGGGTACGTGGGTCCAGGGTTTCAGGGGCTAACCTGCAAATTCAGAGCCCTGTGATTTGATCAGGCTGGCCCGTTGGCTGACCCAGCCCAGGAggctgccccaccccctgcctccttACTGCTGCTTGACGGAGCAGCCCATTGGTGTGGATGTGTAGAGCTTAGCGCTCTGAGAATAGGAAGGAGCCACTCTGTCCACAGGTGTGCCAACTGGAGACCCTAAGTCACTGCTGTCTGGCTGTACACCTGCTGGAGCTGGCGATACCTGCTTATCTTCAGACTCCTGGCAAGACTTAGGGGCCATGCTTGATGTTGGTCAggagctgggaaggaaggaaagccgGAAGCAGAATAGAGTCTGTCCTGTGTCCCAGGTATGGGAACCTCACGGGACTCTGTGTGTCACAGAGGCCCAGTTAGCACTTGCCAGTTCTTTCTGAGGAGGCTTACAGGTGACTACTCATAGGACATAGGACTGCTGCTCATACAAGTGTCCTCATCTCTATGTTTCAAGCTAGGACAGCAGGTCACTTTCCTGGGCAACATATCcccagtatatacatatattccctACTGTCCCCTCTATCCCCCCTTAACCTCAGCCTAGAGCTAAGATCAGAGGTGCTAACTTTTTGCCTGAAACTCCTACTCATGTCCCCCTCAGCCCAGGAACTCACCACCACACTCACCTGAGGCCTAAACCCACAGAAGGCCCAGGGAAGGAAGCATTCTATACCGTTGCCATGGATTTCTGTACCTGAGGGGGGAGGGTGTCTGTTACCAGAAGCCTCCAGGGAGACCCAGCCCAGGGCCACGAGTGCATTCTGTACCAATATGGTCTGGATCTGTAAACCAGATTCCTACCCACCCAGCTAAGCCAAGGAGGCCCAGGGAACTCCCTGTCCCTAGCCAGTGGTGATAGGCTGGTACTGGGAAACAATGGTGTCCTATGAGtaaattcagtgtgtgtgtgtgtgtgtgtgtgtgtgtgtgtgtgtgagagagagagagagagagagagagagagagagagagagagagagagagaaagtatgtaTAGGTGTCTTGAGTATGTAAATGGTCCTAGGGAGGTGAGCTGATTTAAGGGGCAGTCAAGGATGGTGATAAGAGACTGGAGAGGCTGTGCTAACTCTAGCCAACAAGTGAAGCTGTGTCTGATAGCCTTCTACCTAACTCTTGGAAGTCTTATCTTCCTGTGTCTATCTCCACACCTCTGGGCTCTCCCCAATGGTAGTTCCACTAGTGAACCCTGAAGGACCTTGCTTCTGCCTCAGATCGGAAGTGAGGCCCAGAAGGTTCCTTCTACCTTGTCTCTTACACAGCCTCATACTT
Encoded here:
- the Lrrc56 gene encoding leucine-rich repeat-containing protein 56 isoform X2, with protein sequence MWMDPAWDGSQGSRPGTASIRVRELSWQGLNNPHPQNKRLGSHGDIHRERWVEERLSPARLQALAQVDDLQLVRVLEMCVDTRKNSLGNFGLHLPNLIQLKLNHSYLGSLRDLGTSLGHLQVLWLARCGLTDLDGIGSFLELKELYVSYNNISDLSPLCLLEQLEVLDLEGNNVEDLGQMRYLQLCPRLATLTLEGNLVCLKPDPGPSNKAPQGYNYRAEVKKLIPQLHVLDEVPTTCTSAPVPQTLSQDWLMVKEAIKEGSVLDILLPRLDDPHGATIRKFDPTLPVPETQPWALSLLVPGGPLPEGLLSENPATDDHASNLTHGPGQVLCGNPTKGLRERRSQYQEWAPLEQMPPHRPDLAIRPSTPRPDPAESCDLAMTGLRAWMEPGLRPLLQRQLEFQQERPAQVQAQDPQKDPVEQEDQTGPKTSLTPPRLVSELSRTSGFHLIPSPPKYPMPPESGISSLGRSADLPFRGRRLRVLGSLGPSLGEGSVLGERLAAVTALRALEASSGPSHRAQGCPDPKPALGPAACPPGLHCLHHLNPIPPAHSLP
- the Lmntd2 gene encoding lamin tail domain-containing protein 2, whose translation is MAPKSCQESEDKQVSPAPAGVQPDSSDLGSPVGTPVDRVAPSYSQSAKLYTSTPMGCSVKQQLAPETLDPRTLRLLWEQRELEIQALRWAVQNGHNARYSSILHEVAGVPSERNSKSQDKFLQNQVQKLTLELKAQKEQAQQEKQQLEEKLQQNLCAMQQLEAELQTFQRSYLLQLARSSWVGRVLRSQTGSVEVVTAEVLRDPSDFSESAEVPTSGEGFRLEDVDWNSIAQRYPNLFSNLSFYSDQKQSQPPTSEMYTLDSECTTKHTEKPTKILEWSALPLLDTSSSERTQSDTSSCPMALHSGAKKTTGHPTQGTSLASSEQMQEYTRSINGYTEDLCKSHSPLCSKTVLESYTDLHHPYTRPQLNPFGCCLKIAAVSHREKFIRVINQSRAETIDLGGFVLQQLVRDFPVCMYRFPPGTLLAPQHHITVWGEGASRTKKQLPVASGQDPFQFQSSRGCVTVLVNPQGQVLSEHQATPCVTLGSKIFTDNTDWSIDCFPLSESEPNVHPGEQQCRPSSPQKGRRAKDAGARHKKPGPGVRQHRHSSTSGLRASRTLRPTETRDILPLLSSRKLPPSGEVLAQQEGVKAETSELLPVIPECPSRLCLGEDSLGRQEYKVQVCRKSVDLSCPMVALSVQNTAESRYGFRFLCYPPITEELCRRL
- the Lrrc56 gene encoding leucine-rich repeat-containing protein 56 isoform X3, producing MVGGWMWMDPAWDGSQGSRPGTASIRQALAQVDDLQLVRVLEMCVDTRKNSLGNFGLHLPNLIQLKLNHSYLGSLRDLGTSLGHLQVLWLARCGLTDLDGIGSFLELKELYVSYNNISDLSPLCLLEQLEVLDLEGNNVEDLGQMRYLQLCPRLATLTLEGNLVCLKPDPGPSNKAPQGYNYRAEVKKLIPQLHVLDEVPTTCTSAPVPQTLSQDWLMVKEAIKEGSVLDILLPRLDDPHGATIRKFDPTLPVPETQPWALSLLVPGGPLPEGLLSENPATDDHASNLTHGPGQVLCGNPTKGLRERRSQYQEWAPLEQMPPHRPDLAIRPSTPRPDPAESCDLAMTGLRAWMEPGLRPLLQRQLEFQQERPAQVQAQDPQKDPVEQEDQTGPKTSLTPPRLVSELSRTSGFHLIPSPPKYPMPPESGISSLGRSADLPFRGRRLRVLGSLGPSLGEGSVLGERLAAVTALRALEASSGPSHRAQGCPDPKPALGPAACPPGLHCLHHLNPIPPAHSLP
- the Lrrc56 gene encoding leucine-rich repeat-containing protein 56 isoform X1 — protein: MVGGWMWMDPAWDGSQGSRPGTASIRVRELSWQGLNNPHPQNKRLGSHGDIHRERWVEERLSPARLQALAQVDDLQLVRVLEMCVDTRKNSLGNFGLHLPNLIQLKLNHSYLGSLRDLGTSLGHLQVLWLARCGLTDLDGIGSFLELKELYVSYNNISDLSPLCLLEQLEVLDLEGNNVEDLGQMRYLQLCPRLATLTLEGNLVCLKPDPGPSNKAPQGYNYRAEVKKLIPQLHVLDEVPTTCTSAPVPQTLSQDWLMVKEAIKEGSVLDILLPRLDDPHGATIRKFDPTLPVPETQPWALSLLVPGGPLPEGLLSENPATDDHASNLTHGPGQVLCGNPTKGLRERRSQYQEWAPLEQMPPHRPDLAIRPSTPRPDPAESCDLAMTGLRAWMEPGLRPLLQRQLEFQQERPAQVQAQDPQKDPVEQEDQTGPKTSLTPPRLVSELSRTSGFHLIPSPPKYPMPPESGISSLGRSADLPFRGRRLRVLGSLGPSLGEGSVLGERLAAVTALRALEASSGPSHRAQGCPDPKPALGPAACPPGLHCLHHLNPIPPAHSLP